In Hymenobacter gelipurpurascens, one DNA window encodes the following:
- a CDS encoding DUF4197 domain-containing protein, whose amino-acid sequence MKKIRFTFLLLASLGLHTAASAQLFKLPKLGNIKLPQPTTTKTGTSTGGLTNTEAANGLKEALVQGISKGADQASKQDGFNLNRLIRIPFPPDAQRVANTLRSIGLGSQVDKFELTLNRGAEDAAKSAKPIFIAAIKSLTFSDVWGILTGQKDAATNYLKRTTTQQLTVAFQPIIQQSLDKVGATRYYTDLTTRYNKIPLVTPVQTDLNQYATGKAIDGLFTLIAQEEANIRENPVARTTDLLKRVFGRK is encoded by the coding sequence ATGAAAAAGATACGTTTTACTTTCCTGTTGCTGGCCTCCCTGGGGCTGCACACCGCCGCCTCGGCTCAGTTGTTCAAACTCCCGAAGCTCGGCAACATCAAGCTGCCTCAGCCTACCACTACCAAAACCGGCACTTCCACCGGCGGCCTGACCAACACAGAAGCAGCCAATGGCCTGAAGGAGGCACTGGTGCAGGGCATCAGCAAAGGTGCCGACCAAGCTTCTAAGCAGGATGGCTTCAACCTCAACCGACTTATCCGGATTCCTTTCCCGCCGGATGCGCAGCGCGTAGCCAATACGCTCCGCTCCATCGGGCTGGGCAGCCAGGTAGATAAGTTTGAGCTGACGCTGAACCGTGGCGCTGAAGATGCGGCCAAAAGCGCCAAGCCGATTTTTATTGCGGCCATCAAGAGTCTCACCTTCAGCGACGTGTGGGGTATCCTGACGGGCCAGAAGGATGCGGCCACTAACTACCTCAAGCGCACGACTACTCAGCAGCTTACGGTAGCGTTTCAGCCCATCATTCAGCAAAGCCTCGATAAAGTGGGCGCCACCCGCTACTACACCGACCTCACCACGCGCTACAACAAGATTCCGCTCGTGACGCCCGTGCAAACCGATCTGAACCAGTACGCCACCGGCAAAGCCATTGACGGCCTGTTCACGCTCATTGCCCAGGAAGAAGCTAACATCCGCGAGAACCCCGTGGCCCGCACCACGGATCTGCTCAAACGCGTATTCGGCCGGAAATAA
- the lpxD gene encoding UDP-3-O-(3-hydroxymyristoyl)glucosamine N-acyltransferase, whose protein sequence is MEFTVGQIAEVLRGAVEGDSTQRIDRLAKIEEAQPGSLSFLANLKYEPHLYSTGASAVIVSRTLELKHPTNAALIRVDDPYTSFTTLLEFYQQATRTGKRGVEEPAYMGTGSSIGENHYRGAFSYIGENCEIGQDVVIFPHVYIGDRCKIGDGTILYAGAKIYSETVIGARCTVHAGAVIGSDGFGFAPQPDGSYRTIPQIGNVVLEDNVSVGANATIDCATMGSTIIREGAKVDNLVQIAHNVEIGRHTVVASQTGISGSTKIGDFCVLAGQTGIAGHLTLTNRTTVTAQSGVGKSIKEEGVFLQGSPAFNLRDSLRANAIFRRLPELERRLDELARKQAQAEKS, encoded by the coding sequence ATGGAATTTACCGTAGGCCAGATAGCAGAAGTACTGCGCGGAGCAGTCGAAGGGGACAGCACCCAGCGCATAGACCGGCTGGCAAAGATTGAAGAAGCCCAGCCCGGCTCCCTCTCCTTTCTGGCCAACCTTAAGTACGAACCACATCTCTACTCTACCGGCGCCTCCGCCGTGATTGTGAGCCGCACCCTGGAGTTGAAACACCCCACCAATGCGGCTCTTATTCGGGTCGACGACCCTTATACCAGCTTTACTACGCTGCTGGAGTTTTATCAGCAAGCTACGCGCACTGGCAAGCGCGGCGTGGAGGAGCCCGCTTACATGGGCACAGGCTCCAGCATCGGTGAAAACCACTACCGCGGCGCCTTTTCTTACATTGGTGAGAACTGCGAAATTGGCCAGGATGTCGTGATTTTCCCCCACGTATATATCGGTGACCGTTGCAAAATTGGCGACGGTACCATCCTGTATGCCGGCGCAAAAATTTACTCCGAAACTGTTATTGGTGCACGGTGCACGGTGCATGCCGGCGCTGTTATCGGCTCCGACGGCTTCGGCTTCGCACCCCAGCCCGACGGCTCCTACCGCACGATTCCGCAAATCGGCAATGTGGTGCTGGAAGACAATGTGAGCGTGGGTGCCAATGCCACCATCGACTGCGCCACGATGGGTTCCACCATCATTCGGGAGGGCGCCAAAGTCGATAACCTGGTGCAGATTGCGCACAACGTGGAAATTGGGCGCCATACGGTGGTAGCTTCCCAGACTGGCATTTCGGGTTCCACCAAAATAGGCGACTTCTGCGTGCTGGCCGGCCAGACGGGTATTGCCGGTCACCTTACGCTCACCAACCGCACCACCGTCACGGCGCAGTCGGGTGTGGGCAAGTCCATTAAGGAGGAAGGCGTGTTCCTGCAGGGCTCCCCGGCCTTCAATCTGCGGGATAGTTTGCGGGCCAATGCTATCTTCCGTAGGCTTCCCGAACTGGAGCGCCGCCTAGATGAGCTAGCACGTAAGCAGGCTCAAGCGGAAAAGTCCTAG
- a CDS encoding dihydrolipoamide acetyltransferase family protein, producing the protein MARVEMTMPKMGESIMEGTVLKWLKQVGDPIEQDESVLEVATDKVDTEVPALHAGVLQEILVQEGQVVAVGAPIAVIETDAASAGTPAPAAAAAEGAPSINGAEKPAAEVPYVPAVATAQAAPATAGAAQPQTGRFYSPLVLSIAREEGISMADLEYLPGTGSEGRVTKKDILDYVAGGKQPLGQSAASPAAVAQPQAPAPQAAPATPQPAATPQTAASAASAAPATKAVPSISGNQELIEMDRMRKMIAQRMVDSKKISPHVTSFVEADVTDIVNWRNKHKDAYKKREGENLTFTPIFIQAIARAIQDFPMINVSIEGDYIIKKRDINVGVAVALPSGNLIVPVIHNADQLNLNGLSKKLNDLANRARTNKLKPEDLEGGTYTVSNVGSFGNVMGTPIIMQPQVAIMAVGAIKKKPAVIETPQGDLIGVRHFMFLSHSYDHRVVDGSLGGMFVRRVADYLEQFDPNTTI; encoded by the coding sequence ATGGCACGAGTGGAAATGACGATGCCCAAGATGGGCGAATCCATCATGGAAGGCACCGTTCTGAAATGGCTCAAACAAGTAGGCGACCCCATTGAGCAGGACGAATCAGTACTGGAAGTAGCTACCGATAAGGTAGATACCGAAGTACCTGCTCTCCACGCCGGCGTATTGCAGGAGATTCTGGTGCAGGAAGGCCAGGTTGTAGCCGTAGGCGCTCCTATTGCCGTTATTGAGACCGATGCCGCCAGCGCGGGCACTCCGGCTCCGGCCGCTGCTGCTGCTGAAGGAGCTCCTTCCATCAATGGTGCTGAGAAGCCAGCCGCTGAAGTTCCGTATGTACCGGCCGTGGCCACCGCTCAGGCAGCTCCTGCTACGGCTGGTGCCGCACAGCCCCAAACGGGCCGCTTCTACTCGCCGCTGGTGCTGAGCATTGCCCGCGAGGAAGGCATTTCGATGGCTGACCTGGAATACCTGCCCGGCACTGGCAGCGAAGGCCGCGTTACGAAGAAAGACATTCTGGATTATGTAGCCGGCGGCAAGCAGCCCCTAGGCCAGTCGGCGGCATCCCCAGCGGCCGTAGCGCAGCCTCAGGCTCCTGCCCCCCAGGCCGCTCCTGCTACCCCGCAGCCAGCGGCCACACCACAGACTGCTGCATCGGCGGCATCTGCTGCTCCGGCTACCAAAGCTGTGCCTTCTATCAGCGGCAACCAGGAGTTGATTGAGATGGATCGTATGCGCAAGATGATTGCCCAGCGCATGGTCGACTCCAAGAAGATTTCTCCCCACGTTACCTCGTTTGTGGAGGCTGATGTGACCGACATCGTGAACTGGCGCAACAAGCACAAGGATGCCTACAAGAAGCGCGAAGGCGAAAACCTCACCTTCACGCCCATCTTCATTCAGGCCATTGCGCGCGCCATTCAGGATTTCCCGATGATCAACGTTTCCATTGAGGGCGACTACATCATCAAGAAGCGCGATATTAACGTAGGTGTGGCTGTGGCCTTGCCTTCCGGCAACCTCATTGTGCCCGTTATTCACAACGCCGATCAGCTCAACCTTAATGGCCTGAGCAAAAAGCTGAATGATCTGGCCAACCGCGCCCGTACCAACAAGCTGAAACCCGAAGACCTGGAAGGCGGCACCTACACCGTGTCCAACGTGGGTTCTTTCGGCAACGTGATGGGTACGCCCATCATCATGCAGCCACAGGTAGCTATTATGGCTGTGGGCGCTATCAAGAAGAAGCCCGCCGTAATTGAGACGCCCCAGGGCGACCTGATTGGCGTGCGCCACTTCATGTTCCTCTCGCATAGCTACGACCACCGCGTGGTAGATGGCTCGCTGGGGGGCATGTTCGTGCGCCGCGTGGCCGACTACCTAGAGCAGTTCGACCCCAACACGACCATCTAG
- a CDS encoding competence/damage-inducible protein A, which produces MPTLPVVEIMTIGDELLYGQVIDTNSAFMGQELGKLGLRVRQITSVSDRADEIVAALDLARQRADVILMTGGLGPTKDDLTKHVLARYFGAELVMHEPTLQHVEGIFARYKRPMLEVNRQQAMVPANCTVLHNALGTAPGMWFEDQGTVFVSMPGVPFEMKGLMKDEVLPRLQQHFQTPPIEHLVVQTVGLGESYLAEKIADWENALPENFKLAYLPSLGGVRLRLSGYADGQPDLRGRMEALLPALREQLGEVIFAVGEIPLEQAVGQLLQERGLTVGTAESCTGGYVAYRLTSVAGSSAYFRGSVVAYSNEVKVQQLGVKPETLQAHGAVSEATVREMAEGLRQHLGVDVAIATSGIAGPDGGTATKPVGTICIAYADKHQTVSRQFSFDRGRQLNVEYTSTAVLNLLRLSLPVA; this is translated from the coding sequence ATGCCGACTCTCCCCGTCGTTGAAATCATGACCATTGGCGACGAACTGCTCTACGGGCAGGTTATCGACACCAACTCGGCCTTCATGGGCCAGGAGTTGGGCAAACTGGGCCTGCGCGTGCGCCAGATTACCAGCGTATCAGACCGCGCCGATGAAATTGTAGCAGCCCTAGACCTGGCCCGGCAACGCGCCGATGTAATCCTGATGACTGGTGGCCTAGGCCCCACTAAAGATGACCTGACCAAGCACGTACTGGCCCGCTACTTCGGCGCCGAGCTGGTGATGCATGAGCCTACATTGCAGCATGTAGAAGGAATTTTTGCGCGCTACAAGCGGCCTATGCTGGAGGTAAACCGCCAGCAGGCCATGGTTCCAGCTAATTGCACGGTGCTGCACAACGCGCTGGGCACCGCACCGGGCATGTGGTTTGAGGACCAGGGCACCGTATTCGTGAGTATGCCAGGCGTGCCCTTCGAGATGAAAGGGCTGATGAAAGACGAGGTGCTGCCGCGCCTGCAGCAGCACTTCCAGACGCCCCCCATTGAGCACCTGGTAGTGCAGACAGTAGGCCTGGGCGAATCGTATTTGGCAGAGAAAATTGCTGACTGGGAAAACGCCCTGCCCGAAAACTTCAAACTGGCCTACCTACCCTCTCTGGGTGGCGTGCGCCTGCGCCTTTCCGGCTACGCCGATGGGCAGCCCGATTTGCGCGGCCGCATGGAAGCCCTGCTACCAGCACTCCGCGAGCAGCTCGGCGAGGTAATTTTTGCCGTGGGTGAAATCCCGCTGGAGCAGGCCGTAGGCCAGTTGCTGCAGGAACGCGGCCTCACGGTGGGCACCGCTGAAAGCTGCACCGGTGGCTATGTGGCCTACCGCCTCACCAGCGTGGCGGGCAGCTCGGCCTATTTCCGGGGCAGTGTAGTGGCCTATAGCAACGAGGTGAAAGTGCAGCAGCTGGGCGTGAAGCCCGAAACTCTGCAGGCGCATGGCGCCGTGAGTGAAGCCACCGTGCGCGAAATGGCCGAAGGCTTGCGTCAGCACCTGGGGGTAGATGTAGCCATTGCCACCAGCGGCATTGCCGGCCCAGATGGGGGCACCGCTACCAAGCCCGTAGGCACCATCTGCATCGCCTACGCCGACAAGCACCAGACCGTCAGCCGGCAGTTCAGCTTCGACCGCGGCCGCCAGCTTAACGTAGAATACACCTCCACGGCCGTCCTGAATCTGCTGCGGCTGAGTTTGCCCGTGGCCTAG
- a CDS encoding ABC transporter ATP-binding protein, with protein sequence MQLTATGLSKRFAREWIFRGLSHVFQPGTATAILGPNGAGKSTLLNTLSGQLLPSEGILAYTHQGSEVAVENVPAYLAYAAPYLELIEELTLLEMLQFHTRFKPLRPGITSEKLISLMYLEKSQHKLVRDFSSGMKQRLKLALALYAEAPLLLLDEPTTNLDRTGVEWYLEHVRATLEGRTVLVSSNVPEEYAFCQEQLQITDFGAKAAR encoded by the coding sequence ATGCAGCTAACGGCCACCGGGCTGAGTAAGCGTTTTGCCCGTGAATGGATTTTCCGGGGTCTCAGTCACGTCTTTCAGCCCGGCACCGCTACGGCCATACTAGGCCCGAATGGCGCGGGTAAAAGCACGTTGCTTAACACGTTGTCGGGCCAACTGCTTCCTTCAGAAGGTATACTGGCCTACACCCATCAGGGCTCAGAGGTGGCCGTAGAAAACGTGCCGGCTTACCTGGCCTACGCGGCTCCTTACCTGGAGCTGATTGAGGAGCTGACCCTCCTGGAGATGCTGCAGTTTCATACCCGTTTCAAGCCCCTGCGGCCCGGTATCACCTCCGAAAAGCTCATCAGCCTAATGTACCTTGAAAAGTCTCAGCATAAACTGGTGCGCGACTTTTCCTCGGGCATGAAGCAGCGCCTGAAGCTGGCTCTGGCCCTCTACGCAGAGGCGCCCTTGCTCCTGCTTGATGAGCCTACCACCAACCTCGACAGGACTGGCGTGGAGTGGTATCTGGAGCATGTACGCGCCACATTGGAGGGTCGCACCGTACTGGTATCGAGCAACGTGCCGGAGGAATATGCCTTCTGCCAAGAGCAATTGCAGATCACAGATTTTGGAGCAAAAGCGGCTCGGTGA
- a CDS encoding DUF4197 domain-containing protein, which produces MTPFRTFALGLGLALATTQLSQAQTKTTAKKTATTTKKTTTSAAKKTTPAKKTTTAKTTAKAKVVAPVVAVPVVAPLTADEATTGLRAALTQGVTRAIELGGSPEGFNSDADIRIPFPPEAQLVATTLRGLRLGALVDNFEIALNHSAETASAQAKPIFLGAVQNLNIQDALTLAASRQPDAATQLLRSGTEEQLRATLQPIVKQALDQTGATRLYAEMVNRYNKIPLMTPINAELTPYATQQTVNGLFTLVAEEEGRIRLRPAARGTEILKNVFGR; this is translated from the coding sequence ATGACCCCGTTTCGCACGTTTGCGCTTGGCCTCGGCCTGGCCCTCGCCACTACGCAGTTGAGCCAAGCTCAGACCAAAACCACCGCCAAAAAAACGGCTACCACCACGAAAAAAACCACGACTTCGGCGGCAAAAAAGACCACGCCCGCCAAGAAGACGACAACAGCCAAGACCACTGCGAAAGCGAAAGTGGTGGCACCCGTCGTAGCAGTTCCGGTAGTTGCGCCGCTCACGGCAGACGAGGCAACCACTGGCCTACGCGCCGCCCTGACGCAAGGCGTCACCCGAGCCATAGAGCTGGGTGGCTCGCCCGAAGGCTTCAACTCTGATGCCGATATCCGCATTCCGTTTCCGCCCGAGGCGCAACTAGTAGCCACTACGCTGCGTGGCCTACGGCTTGGCGCTCTAGTAGATAACTTTGAAATAGCCCTCAACCATAGCGCCGAAACGGCATCTGCCCAGGCTAAGCCTATTTTCCTGGGGGCGGTACAAAACCTGAATATTCAAGATGCGCTGACGCTGGCTGCATCGCGCCAGCCTGATGCCGCTACGCAACTGCTGCGCTCCGGTACGGAAGAGCAGCTTCGTGCTACGTTGCAGCCCATTGTGAAGCAGGCACTCGACCAAACGGGGGCCACCCGGCTCTACGCTGAAATGGTGAACCGCTACAACAAGATTCCGCTCATGACGCCGATCAACGCGGAGCTAACGCCCTACGCTACCCAGCAAACCGTGAATGGCCTGTTTACCTTGGTAGCCGAGGAAGAAGGGCGGATCCGATTGCGCCCGGCCGCTCGTGGTACCGAGATATTAAAGAACGTCTTTGGCCGATAA
- a CDS encoding bifunctional UDP-3-O-[3-hydroxymyristoyl] N-acetylglucosamine deacetylase/3-hydroxyacyl-ACP dehydratase produces MNDKQHTIKAPVTVSGIGLHTGVQATMTFCPAPVGHGYKFQRIDLPGQPIVDADVDNVVDLSRGTTIEQNGARVNTVEHTLAALVGLQIDNVLIQLDGPEPPIMDGSSYEFIKPLREAGLEEQNALRNYFEIPDEIRYVDNARAVEIAGLPLDSYRLTVMVDYNSPVLGSQHASLTDISQFESEIASSRTFCFLHELEALYKQNLIKGGDLSNAIVVVDRVVSEDELSDLATMLGKPKVAVKKEGILNNVDLRHKNEPARHKLLDLVGDLALVGRPLKGQILAARPGHAANVAFAKRIKKRMMEADSSPIPTYDPARQPVMDINQIAATLPHRYPFLLIDKIIHLDAHTVTGVKNVTMNEPFFQGHFPGNPVMPGVMQIEAMAQTGGILVLNTVPDPENYWTYFLGIENCRFRRKVIPGDTIIFKCILTAPVKRGIAKMSGKAYVNGKVVMEAEMSASIVRKDA; encoded by the coding sequence ATGAACGATAAGCAACATACCATCAAGGCCCCCGTCACCGTGAGTGGCATCGGCCTTCATACCGGCGTGCAGGCCACCATGACGTTCTGCCCCGCTCCCGTAGGCCACGGCTACAAGTTTCAGCGCATCGATTTGCCCGGCCAGCCCATTGTGGATGCCGACGTAGACAACGTAGTGGACCTTTCACGCGGCACTACTATTGAGCAAAACGGCGCCCGTGTAAATACAGTAGAGCACACGCTGGCCGCGTTGGTAGGCCTCCAGATTGACAATGTGCTGATTCAGTTGGATGGCCCCGAGCCGCCCATCATGGATGGTTCCAGCTACGAGTTCATCAAGCCGCTGCGTGAAGCTGGCCTAGAAGAGCAAAATGCACTGCGCAACTACTTCGAGATTCCCGACGAAATTCGGTACGTAGACAATGCGCGGGCCGTAGAAATTGCCGGCCTGCCGCTTGATAGCTACCGCCTGACGGTAATGGTCGACTACAACTCGCCCGTGCTCGGCTCGCAGCACGCGTCCCTGACGGATATTTCGCAGTTTGAATCGGAAATTGCTTCGTCGCGCACGTTCTGCTTCCTGCACGAGCTAGAGGCGCTCTACAAGCAAAACCTCATTAAAGGCGGCGACTTGAGCAACGCTATTGTGGTAGTTGACCGCGTAGTGAGCGAAGACGAGCTGAGCGACCTGGCCACCATGCTGGGCAAGCCCAAAGTAGCCGTAAAGAAGGAAGGCATTCTCAACAACGTGGACCTGCGCCACAAAAACGAGCCCGCCCGCCACAAACTGCTTGATCTGGTAGGCGACCTGGCCCTCGTAGGCCGCCCCCTGAAAGGCCAGATTCTGGCGGCCCGCCCCGGCCATGCTGCCAACGTAGCCTTCGCTAAGCGCATTAAGAAAAGGATGATGGAGGCCGACAGCAGCCCCATCCCGACGTACGACCCGGCCCGGCAGCCTGTGATGGACATCAACCAGATTGCCGCCACCCTGCCCCACCGCTACCCGTTCCTGCTCATCGACAAGATTATTCACCTCGATGCCCACACGGTAACGGGCGTGAAGAACGTGACGATGAACGAGCCCTTCTTCCAGGGCCACTTCCCCGGCAACCCCGTGATGCCCGGCGTGATGCAGATTGAGGCTATGGCCCAAACTGGCGGGATTTTGGTACTGAACACCGTACCCGACCCCGAAAACTACTGGACCTATTTCCTGGGCATTGAAAACTGTCGGTTCCGCCGTAAGGTAATTCCTGGCGATACCATCATTTTCAAGTGCATCCTGACCGCTCCTGTGAAGCGTGGCATTGCCAAAATGAGCGGCAAGGCCTACGTGAACGGGAAGGTGGTGATGGAAGCCGAAATGTCGGCCAGCATTGTCCGGAAAGACGCTTAG
- the lpxA gene encoding acyl-ACP--UDP-N-acetylglucosamine O-acyltransferase yields MNQPLAYIHPEAKIAQNVVVEPFTTIDKDVEIGEGTWIGPNVTIMSGARIGRNCKIFPGAVISATPQDLKFAGEKTTAHIGDNTVIRECVTVNRGTVDRQKTVVGANCLLMAYVHIAHDCIIGDHCILANTVQVAGHVEIGDYAIVGGSSAVHQFVRIGQHAMISGGSLIRKDVPPFVKAGREPLTYSGINSIGLRRRGFSDQKIAEIQQLYRLLFLSGLNNAAALDQIELELSPSPERDEVVNFIRNSGRGVIKGYSRGGNGGIE; encoded by the coding sequence ATGAACCAGCCACTCGCCTACATCCACCCCGAGGCTAAGATTGCGCAAAACGTAGTAGTAGAGCCCTTCACGACCATTGATAAGGACGTTGAAATCGGGGAAGGCACCTGGATTGGCCCCAACGTGACCATTATGTCCGGTGCGCGCATCGGCCGTAACTGCAAAATTTTCCCGGGTGCCGTTATTTCCGCAACCCCGCAGGACCTCAAGTTTGCCGGCGAGAAAACGACGGCTCACATCGGTGATAATACGGTCATTCGGGAGTGCGTGACGGTGAACCGTGGTACTGTAGACCGGCAGAAGACGGTGGTAGGCGCCAATTGCCTGCTCATGGCCTACGTGCATATTGCGCACGACTGCATCATCGGCGACCATTGCATTCTGGCCAACACGGTGCAGGTAGCAGGCCACGTTGAAATTGGGGACTATGCCATTGTGGGAGGCTCCTCAGCGGTGCACCAGTTTGTACGCATCGGGCAGCATGCCATGATTTCGGGCGGCTCCCTGATTCGTAAGGATGTGCCGCCGTTCGTGAAAGCAGGGCGTGAGCCTCTCACTTACTCGGGCATCAACAGCATAGGCTTACGCCGCCGTGGTTTCTCCGATCAGAAGATTGCCGAAATTCAGCAGCTCTACCGCCTCTTGTTCCTGAGCGGCCTCAACAACGCCGCTGCTCTCGACCAGATTGAGCTGGAGCTTTCGCCCTCACCCGAGCGCGATGAGGTGGTGAATTTCATCCGAAACTCGGGCCGCGGCGTCATTAAAGGGTACTCGCGCGGCGGAAACGGCGGGATTGAGTAA